A segment of the Oscillospiraceae bacterium genome:
TGCATTTTGTGTTCTTGATCGCTCATTTTCAGAAAAACTAACCTCAGCATACGCATATGGCTGTGATGTAATGGGGTCTGAGTGCGCAATAACTGGTGTCAGCCCAAACAGCATGATGAGGGCCAGTATCAATGCGATAGGCTTGCGGAATTGCATTCCTTTTGTATCCATTGTGAGTCTCCTTTGCCCTTATTAGGCGCGTTGTTGGGACAGCAGCGTTCGACTGCAGTAGTACTGATTTTATGCCAACTGCCAACACGCCACACAACAAACACCTCTTGGTTTTACTCAATTGATGTTTGGTATTTTATCATTTATCTCAATAATGCGCCGTCTTCCTAAGTCTTCCAATTCCACCAATGATGCTTATCTGGAGGCAACGCCCCGTCTCCATCGGCATACGCCACCGCCAATCGATAAAAACACAAAACCGCGCGATGTTCGGTATATCCTTTGACAAGACAGTCGTTCATGTATATGTCCTCCGGGTCTTGTCCTTTGAGCGACGCAATGTCGGGATAGCCCGCGTCAATCAAGCATTGTGCCGTCTTAGGCCCGATGTATGGGATTTTTGTCAGGTCAGTTTTCATATTTTTAATTTCTCCAATAATCCAGCATCTGCATCTGCATAAATTGTACTAAATTGCTCGTAATTCACCATACCGAGATGTGATTTTGGCAGCTTTTTGACATGCTTGACCAATGTATAATCAATTGGCACTTTGACGCCATTTTTTGCCGCGCTCAACGTTGCCGCAATAATAGCCGCTTCTTCCAATGTCTTATCGTCCGGCTCTTGCCCCAATGCTTCAACAATAACGTGCGCGCCGGGCATTTTTTGTGCATGCAGCCATAAGTCTGTTTTCCGTGCCGTACGCAACGTCAATGTTTCATTTTGCGTATTGTTGCGTCCCGCAAAAATGCGCAATCCGCTTGAAGACAAAAACTGATATGGCCTGCTCTGTATTGACTGTTTTTTACCCTTTTTCGAAATTTTATCGGGATGAACTTCGTCTTTAATTTCTTGCAATTCGCGCTCATTTTCACAACGCTGAATCGCTTCATGCACCGATAGCCAATACGCCAACTCCTGCTCCCCCAGCATCAAACGCTCGTTGAGCATCGCCTCGGCCGTCTTCGCCTTTGCATAATTCTTAAAAAACTTGGCTGCATTCTGCTGCGGCGTAAGCAGCGGGTCAAGCTTGATTGTCAACTCAGGGCAATCCATCTCGTAATAATCATCGACAATCACGGCCTCCGCACCCTTTTGCACGATGTGCAAGTTGGCTTTGAGCAGCTCGCCTTGCTTACGCCAATGCTCACGGTCGATAGCCGTGTGCAACTCCTGTCGTTGTGCGGCAATTTTGCGTGTCACACGGTCAACTTTAGACTTGACAGTCTTTTGCAATGAGGCTTTCTTGCGCTGTAATGCCTGTGCGCCGTACGTTTGTGCATAGAAAGTATCCAGTAACCGGTTGAATGATTCGCATGTTTCAACCTGCCAATCGTCATACTGCCCTATCTCAGTACAGTAAAAATCCTTGATAACATCTCCTTGCCGTAACAAAACAGGCTTAAAGTTCTTCTCTTGCAAATTTTGAAAAAATTCAAAACATCCCGCCGCCAACTGGTCGGCATTTTCTGTTGCAGCAAACGCCGTGCAGTCGCCCAACGCATGGTACACAGCCTCACGCGCTGCCAATGGCGAAAACCCATAGCATTTGGCACGAATAATCTCGGCAGCCTGTCCCTCTTGTGCAAAAATCCGCCGCCAATCGAAAATCCCTAACGTCAAGATATAATACTTGTCAGGCGGCGTCGGCTCTTGATACATCATGCCTGGCAAATTAGCGCGTTCCGTCGTAATATCCGCATTGCTTTGACGCAATGCTGCAATAATTCGATTTTCTGCATCCATAAAAAACAAATTCGCTGTACGCCCAATCATCTCCAACAACAAAATACGCGTCGTCGTGTCACCCAATTCATCATAGCCCGAAAAGGTCAACTTAACAACGCGCTCACCTTTTGGCTGTTCGAAAGACAGCAATCGCGCGCCTGTCAAATGTTTGCGCAACAGCATACAAAACATCGGTGCCGTTTGCGGATTCGGCTTGCTTGCCGTTGTGAAGTGCAGTCGCGCACTCGATGGATTCGCGCATAGCAATAACTTTACATTTTCGCGCGATGTCGTGCGCATATGCAACACAATTTCGTCACGCTCGGGTTGCGTAACTTTATCGACCCGCATATTTTCAAGTCCGGGCTGCAATTCTGCGATAACGGCAGACAAGCAAATAGCATCAAGCGGCATTACAACACCTCATATGGCAAGCGCATGGCTTGGCTCACACGCACATCTAAGCCGCCAAATCGTTGCGATATAATGTCTTGCAGTTTGTTGCAGGCAATAGCTTCGGTTTCATAATGCCCCGCGTCAATCAAGTTAATCCCAGACTCCAATGCCTCCAACCATAAATGATATTTGATGTCACCCGTTACAAAGGTATCACACCCTTTGGCAACGACAATTGAGTAACAATCGGCGGAGTTTCCGCTTCCTACAGCAACCTTGCACACAGGCTTTCCGCCATCACAAAAGCGCAATGCATTGCACCCCAATGTATCAGAAATTTTCCCGGCATATTCGCGCACTGTCAAGCTGCCGTCAACATGTCCTACACGACCCAACTGTGTGGCAGCATCAAGAATGCTCACACAGTGCAACCCGCACAATTCAGCCAATATATCATTGATGCCACCCTGTGCCGCATCAAGATTGGTGTGCATTGAAATACAAGCAATTTTATTTTCCAACAACGCCAGCATGCGACGCTCATCATATCCCGCTATATCCGTTACGGTCCACAAACCGCGATTGACTGGGTGGTGCGCCACAATCAATTGTGCCCCACGAGAGACCGCCTCATCAATGACTGCCATTGATGCGTCCAACGCCACAAGCACGCGCTCAACAGACGCATTACTGTGCCCCGCCAACAGCCCATTGTTGTCACCCGCCATAGCCAGTGGCAACGGCGAAAACTCTTGCAAAACCTGCAAAATATCAATTACTTTTGTCATATTCCAACCTCGAAAATCGTATACTCACGCTGCCCGTCTCGCACCATTGTCACACGTGGCAACAAACCAACACTTTCCAAGTATGCCAACAATCGCTCCGGCCGGCTCATCGGCTGCAACAATAAATGCTTCTGCAGGCTCCACGGCGATGCCGCTATAATATCAGCAATCGTTTCGCCACCCATACCGGCAATGACAACGGTATCGTAGTCGTCACCACACAACGCCGTCAAGCCATTTGATTTGACAAGGTGCAGTTGCTCATACAGGCCCACGTGCTCCGCCAAATTCCTGGCATTTCGCAGTGGATTATCGGCAATGTCGACTGCTGTAACATTTTCCGTAACACCGCGTTGCAGCAGCCACAAAGGCAAGCGCGCGTGGTCGGTTCCAACGTCGACCACGCGCGCGTTCTCTTGTATACGCTGTGCCAATGCCATCAAGCGCGGACGCAAGCTCAGCACTTACGCGTTTGCCAAATGGGCATTCAGCTTTTCCATCAGCGAGTCAAGGTCTTGACCATGCTTTTCACACGCCTGCTCTAACGTTTTGCCACGCGAACCGGGGCACCCCAGGCAATGCATACCAATCGCCAAGAAATACTGCGAAAGTGAGCTATCGATATCCAAAATATCGCCCACAATCATATCTTTTGTCACTTGTTTCATGCTTTTACTCCTCGTTTGTTTCTTCTGCGGCTTCAGCAATTTCTGCCGCAACTTCTGCAACCTCAGCTTCCTCGACAGCTTCAACAATCTCTTCAATGACCTCGGCCACTTCAACTGTTTCAATAACTTCTTCAACTGCCTCAGCAACATCCTGCGGCACATCAACCGTGCCATCCGAATCAGCAGACGCAACAACCTCATCAAGGCTGCTATCTTCGTCAATTTTCACAGGCACTGGTGGCTCTAAGGTCGCACGAATTGACAGCGAAATCTTGCGCTTTTCGTGATCAATATGTAAAATCCTCGCTTCAACTTCTTGCTCAATCGCCAACGCATCGGCCGGACTCTTCAAATGTTCATGTGCGATTTCCGAGATGTGAATCAACCCGGTAACGTGTGGCATAATCTCAGCAAACGCGCCAAATGGCGCAAAGCGAACAATTTTAACTTTGACAATATCATCAACCGTGCAAGCTTCTGTAAAATTGCGCCACGGGTCTTGCGCTGGATCTTTAACCGACAGCGAAATTTTCTTGGTTTCCTCGTTCATCTTAATGACGCGCACTTTCAGCACATCGCCTACCTTGCAGAATTCCTCAGGCGTGCGAACATGCGACCACGACATTTCACTGACATGCAATAGACCGTCAATGCCGCCGAGGTCAACAAATGCGCCATACTTGGTCAGCGACTTGACTTCGCCTTCCACTGCATCGCCGACTTTCAGCGTTTCCCAAACTTTAGCAAACGCTGCATCGCGTACGAGGTTCTTGGCAGCACGAATCGAACCGACAAAGCGGCGGCGGTCGCCGTTATACTCCAAGATGCAAAGGTTTACCTTTTGCTTCATAATTGAGCTCAACGGCGTTTCTCGCGGCACACCCGACAAACTGGCCGGCACAAACACGCGCACACCATTGACACTGACAACAACGCCGCCGGCATTTTCTTCAATGACAATGCCTTCGAGTACGACATCTTCTTTAACAGCGTCATGCACTACATCATAGTGTGCCAGCGTCTCAATTTTCTTACGGCTGCACAACACCACGCCCTCATTGTCGCTTACATGCACCACAAAGACTTCAACTTCTTGTCCTACAGTGAACAAATCTTCCGGCTTGGCATTGGGGTCGTTGCTGATTTCGCCGATGGGGATATATCCAGCGTGCTTCGTGCCCAGTTCCAATTGCACTTCAGTTGGCGTAATGCCTACAACCGTCGCCACAACGCGGTCGCCTGTACTCAGCGTCTTGAACGTTTGTTCCAGCAACGCCTCAAAGCCCTCATTCATATTTGTTCCGCTCTTCATTTCTTCAGTCATAACGGTGACTACCTCCTCGATTGACCGGTCCGGCGTCGACGCACCGGCCGTTACGCCAATCCTTTTCTTTCCCGTCGTATGCCCGCACGGCCACTGGGCCGCGTTTTCGACCCAAACCACATTGTCACACGACTGTTGCGACAGTTTGACCAATTTTTCAGTATTGGCACTCGCCCTGTCGCCGACAACAACCATGCAGTCACAACTGACCGCCAATTCGACGGTCTCACGTTGCCGCGCATCAGTCGCTCCGCATATTGTATCAAATATTTCGACGTTTGTACAGTCTTTTTTTAATGTTTTTACGCATTTTTCCCAAATTGCCCTAACAGTGGTCGCCTGCGCCATCATCGTTATCGATTGTTCTTGTGATATATTTTTCAGAAATTCCGCCAATTCCACTTCGTTTTCGGCAATAAAGTGATTGTTGCACCATCCGACAACGCCGCGCACTTCGGGGTGATTTCGGCTGCCAATTATCAACAATGTCCGCCCCGATTGCTCACATTGTGCCGCTAATTTGTGCATTTTAGCAACGCACGGACATGTCGCGTCTACTGTTTTACCTTGCCGCGCATGAATTGCTTGCCAAACATCACGTCCCAATCCGTGACTGCGAACAATCAGTGTCGCCGCCGGCGGTGCATCTTGCCAGTCATCAACATACCCGACCCCCTGCTCTGCCAAATACGTCATCACAGATTGATTGTGCACAATCGGCCCAACGGTAAAGCATTTACCCTCCCGTGCCGTCTCCAACGCCAAATCCACAGCACGCTGTACCCCAAAACAAAACCCTGCTGACTTAGCGATAATAATCTCAGGTGTCATACCCTTTTCCTCGCTTTATACCCAATTCGCGCACCTTATCCATCACACTATCCATTTCGCGGGTGTACATCTCTTGTGTAGGCTTTCCGCCACCAAAGTCAAGATAAATCGGCTCACCGTAAACCACGGTAACACGGCGAAACGGCAGCTTCCGCCGCGCTGTCATATAAATGGGAACAATCGGCACACCAACTTTATGCGCGAACATCGCCGCACCGCTCTTAGCGTCCTCATCTCCCGTCGGTGCGTCAACCCGCCGTCCTTCAGGAAAAATCAGCAACTTATGCCCTGCCCGCAGCACCTCAAGTGACTTGCGGATAGCACGTAAGTCAGCCTTACCGCGGTCAACGGGGAAAACGTGCGCCCACGTCAAAAACTTCGCCAAAATCTTATTCTGAAACAACTCTTTTTTAGCAATCGTGTAAGGAAACTCACCAATCTTAGCCCTAAACAATATGAAAAACGGGTCGGCCAGCGACGTATGGTTGGCACACAGTACAGCACCGCCTTCGGGCATATTGTCCGCACCAACATATTTGGTAAAATACAACGCCCTCCAAACAAGCCGTGCCAAAAAATGGGCAATTTTCAATCCCATCTACACGCCCCCGCTTTCCTGCAATTTTTTCCGCACAATTTGCATCAGCTTATCCAAACTCTCTGCCAACGTCATCTCAGTGGTATTCACCACAACAGCATCGTCCGCCGCTTTCAACGGTGCGATAGCGCGCTTAATGTCCTTCTCATCGCGCAACGCAATCGCCTCCAACACCGCCTCGAAAGTGACATCTGTATCTTTCAGCTGTTCATACCGTCGCCGCGCGCGTTCCTCAATGTCGGCCGTGAGAAAGATTTTAACATCGGCATTCGGCAGGACAATCGTGCCAATGTCCCGTCCGTCCATGACAACATCGCGCTCATCTGCCAGTTCCCGTTGCACTTGTAGCAAGTAATCACGCACGCAAGGCAACGCCGAAACATCTGCCGCTGCTTTCGACGCCTCAGGCGTGCGAATAAAAGCGTTAACATTCTCGCCATTGAGTGTGACGACTTGCTCACCATTGCAGTATTCAATGCCAATTTTCAACCTGGGCAACAACGCCGCAACCGCTACCTCATCTGCGGGCCTAATCCCTGCCCGCACAGCCGCAAGTCCCGCAGTGCGGTAAATCGCGCCGGTGTCGATGTATATGAACTTCAATTTGACGGCAAGTTGCCGCGCTAATGTACTTTTCCCTGCCCCGCCGGGTCCATCGATAGCGATTGATATCATGTTAAGTGGTATCCTTTTTAGTGAGATGCAGCAAATGCTTATTAGGAGCATTTCTTGCCGATAGCCATTAAATGTCCCGAAACACCTAACAATTCGGGTATGTTTTCTGTTTCTTTAATGTATTTTAACAATAGCCTTGCCCGTTGTTCATTCTCAAAATATTGCTTAGCGTTTAAGATGCTACCAATTCCCTCAACTGGTAGAACAAGTATGTCAACGAAACCAGCCTCCTCCATCTCGCATCTAATTTCGTCGTGCGTATGGAAGTAAGCGTTAGTAAAATACGATGTATCACCGGGCGAGTGTAGACCGGTTGACAGATTTTCGTCTAAAATTGCAAGGAATTGCTCATCGTCAATGAGATTCAATTGAAATCCCTCAAATACATTTACGTATCTAGATATAACTTCGCAAATAACTATGCCGTCATTTTTTAGTATTCGCTCTGCCTCGGTCAAGCATTGAATTCTGTCATTCCTTTTTTGCAAATGATATAATGGCCCCATTTCAAGCACAAGGTCAAATTGATTGTCTTGATATGGAACTTGTCTTGCATCGCCACAGATATATGATTTTAGCGTGATATTTAGCGTGTTTGATTTTTCTTTGGCTTTCTCTATATGCGATGGCATGTAATCGAGCAAGTGGGCGTTATGTCCTTTTTGAGAAAGCCAATAAGAAAACACCCCCGTTGCACCACCAATATCTGCAATCTCCATTACATCCTTAGATAAGTAGCGAGATATAATTTCTTGGCATCGAGCAAATTGAGGGGTTGCCTAACCATTCGCTCATCTTCGTTGTAGCTATTATCATAAAAATCTTTGATTTTATCGTGTTTATCAACCAAAAACAACACCTCCTAATATAAACTCGTCCGTCTACGCAAACGGCACAAATGCTGTGTAGATAACAATTCTACACCAACACTATACTACAACTAATCTCAATAATCAAGTAGCGGAGCGTTCTTTACGCCCCGCCTTGTAGTTTGCTTATACTGCAAGGCTTGCCAATCTAAAATT
Coding sequences within it:
- a CDS encoding helix-hairpin-helix domain-containing protein; the protein is MKTDLTKIPYIGPKTAQCLIDAGYPDIASLKGQDPEDIYMNDCLVKGYTEHRAVLCFYRLAVAYADGDGALPPDKHHWWNWKT
- a CDS encoding NFACT family protein translates to MPLDAICLSAVIAELQPGLENMRVDKVTQPERDEIVLHMRTTSRENVKLLLCANPSSARLHFTTASKPNPQTAPMFCMLLRKHLTGARLLSFEQPKGERVVKLTFSGYDELGDTTTRILLLEMIGRTANLFFMDAENRIIAALRQSNADITTERANLPGMMYQEPTPPDKYYILTLGIFDWRRIFAQEGQAAEIIRAKCYGFSPLAAREAVYHALGDCTAFAATENADQLAAGCFEFFQNLQEKNFKPVLLRQGDVIKDFYCTEIGQYDDWQVETCESFNRLLDTFYAQTYGAQALQRKKASLQKTVKSKVDRVTRKIAAQRQELHTAIDREHWRKQGELLKANLHIVQKGAEAVIVDDYYEMDCPELTIKLDPLLTPQQNAAKFFKNYAKAKTAEAMLNERLMLGEQELAYWLSVHEAIQRCENERELQEIKDEVHPDKISKKGKKQSIQSRPYQFLSSSGLRIFAGRNNTQNETLTLRTARKTDLWLHAQKMPGAHVIVEALGQEPDDKTLEEAAIIAATLSAAKNGVKVPIDYTLVKHVKKLPKSHLGMVNYEQFSTIYADADAGLLEKLKI
- a CDS encoding Nif3-like dinuclear metal center hexameric protein, which gives rise to MTKVIDILQVLQEFSPLPLAMAGDNNGLLAGHSNASVERVLVALDASMAVIDEAVSRGAQLIVAHHPVNRGLWTVTDIAGYDERRMLALLENKIACISMHTNLDAAQGGINDILAELCGLHCVSILDAATQLGRVGHVDGSLTVREYAGKISDTLGCNALRFCDGGKPVCKVAVGSGNSADCYSIVVAKGCDTFVTGDIKYHLWLEALESGINLIDAGHYETEAIACNKLQDIISQRFGGLDVRVSQAMRLPYEVL
- a CDS encoding class I SAM-dependent methyltransferase, which translates into the protein MVDVGTDHARLPLWLLQRGVTENVTAVDIADNPLRNARNLAEHVGLYEQLHLVKSNGLTALCGDDYDTVVIAGMGGETIADIIAASPWSLQKHLLLQPMSRPERLLAYLESVGLLPRVTMVRDGQREYTIFEVGI
- a CDS encoding DUF1858 domain-containing protein, whose product is MKQVTKDMIVGDILDIDSSLSQYFLAIGMHCLGCPGSRGKTLEQACEKHGQDLDSLMEKLNAHLANA
- a CDS encoding bifunctional 4-hydroxy-3-methylbut-2-enyl diphosphate reductase/30S ribosomal protein S1 codes for the protein MTPEIIIAKSAGFCFGVQRAVDLALETAREGKCFTVGPIVHNQSVMTYLAEQGVGYVDDWQDAPPAATLIVRSHGLGRDVWQAIHARQGKTVDATCPCVAKMHKLAAQCEQSGRTLLIIGSRNHPEVRGVVGWCNNHFIAENEVELAEFLKNISQEQSITMMAQATTVRAIWEKCVKTLKKDCTNVEIFDTICGATDARQRETVELAVSCDCMVVVGDRASANTEKLVKLSQQSCDNVVWVENAAQWPCGHTTGKKRIGVTAGASTPDRSIEEVVTVMTEEMKSGTNMNEGFEALLEQTFKTLSTGDRVVATVVGITPTEVQLELGTKHAGYIPIGEISNDPNAKPEDLFTVGQEVEVFVVHVSDNEGVVLCSRKKIETLAHYDVVHDAVKEDVVLEGIVIEENAGGVVVSVNGVRVFVPASLSGVPRETPLSSIMKQKVNLCILEYNGDRRRFVGSIRAAKNLVRDAAFAKVWETLKVGDAVEGEVKSLTKYGAFVDLGGIDGLLHVSEMSWSHVRTPEEFCKVGDVLKVRVIKMNEETKKISLSVKDPAQDPWRNFTEACTVDDIVKVKIVRFAPFGAFAEIMPHVTGLIHISEIAHEHLKSPADALAIEQEVEARILHIDHEKRKISLSIRATLEPPVPVKIDEDSSLDEVVASADSDGTVDVPQDVAEAVEEVIETVEVAEVIEEIVEAVEEAEVAEVAAEIAEAAEETNEE
- a CDS encoding 1-acyl-sn-glycerol-3-phosphate acyltransferase; amino-acid sequence: MGLKIAHFLARLVWRALYFTKYVGADNMPEGGAVLCANHTSLADPFFILFRAKIGEFPYTIAKKELFQNKILAKFLTWAHVFPVDRGKADLRAIRKSLEVLRAGHKLLIFPEGRRVDAPTGDEDAKSGAAMFAHKVGVPIVPIYMTARRKLPFRRVTVVYGEPIYLDFGGGKPTQEMYTREMDSVMDKVRELGIKRGKGYDT
- the cmk gene encoding (d)CMP kinase produces the protein MISIAIDGPGGAGKSTLARQLAVKLKFIYIDTGAIYRTAGLAAVRAGIRPADEVAVAALLPRLKIGIEYCNGEQVVTLNGENVNAFIRTPEASKAAADVSALPCVRDYLLQVQRELADERDVVMDGRDIGTIVLPNADVKIFLTADIEERARRRYEQLKDTDVTFEAVLEAIALRDEKDIKRAIAPLKAADDAVVVNTTEMTLAESLDKLMQIVRKKLQESGGV
- a CDS encoding class I SAM-dependent methyltransferase, whose translation is MEIADIGGATGVFSYWLSQKGHNAHLLDYMPSHIEKAKEKSNTLNITLKSYICGDARQVPYQDNQFDLVLEMGPLYHLQKRNDRIQCLTEAERILKNDGIVICEVISRYVNVFEGFQLNLIDDEQFLAILDENLSTGLHSPGDTSYFTNAYFHTHDEIRCEMEEAGFVDILVLPVEGIGSILNAKQYFENEQRARLLLKYIKETENIPELLGVSGHLMAIGKKCS